The Syntrophorhabdaceae bacterium region GAAGGCACGGGATATCTGCTTGAGGATACATGAGTTTGAGCGGTATGAATAAACCGTGATCAAATCCCCTCATTGGATCGAGGCGGGTGGGTATGTGATTCTCGGTGAGTTGTGCAGCAATCCGCGTCGCGAGATCGGGGCTTCCAGGCGCGCGGTAGGTGATGGCGTAGGCTTCATCAGGGAAACCATAGTAATCATAGAACATGGTGGGCATCGGTGCGGAAAGAAGCGTTGCCTCGGTCTCTTCCCAATGGGCGCTGATAACAAGGATAGCGTCAGGCCTTGCGAGCCGTGATGGAAGTTTGATCATGAAATCTATCATGGCTTTATGGCTTGGGTCTCCGAGAATGGGCAGGGGTCCTCCACCGTGGGAGAAATAAACAATCTGGGCTCTGTTTCGGGCGTCCTTCTGGTTCAGCATAGAAGCTTCTCGATTTCGTATGTCAACTGTGCGTTTACGGTTCTTCGCAGGCGAGGTGAGAGGCAAAGTCTGTGCTTCGTACACCCTCTTTTCCGCCATGCTTGCTCGTCAACGCAAGCCTTTTGCGGGCCTTATTTGCTCGCCCCCTTCTCTACGAGGGCCTTTCCAAAGAGTGCGGCACCGACGGCACCCGCAATCTGCGTGTCAAAGGGGAATCCTCTATCGGCATAGGCCTTATTGTACCACATGGGTTCCAGTACATCGAAGCCCAACTCGTAAGAGATCCTCTTCACCACGCCCCGGTTTTTCGCTATGCCGCCCGTAATAGCCAGTTCTCTCTCGACGGTCACCCTCTCGAGGAGTGAGACGACCCGGTGCGCCATAGCTGAGCAATACGAAGCAAGCACCTTTTCCCTGGACCAGCCGGCACGAAGCCGCCCAGAGGCCTCGGTTTTGGCGAAGACCACGCAGGTCGAACTGACCGGTGGGGGTTCTTCCTCGACGCGAAGGGATGTATCGCCCACGTCCTCGATGGGTAGGCTGACGAGGTCTGCGAAGACTTCCATCGCGCGGCCTGTGCCCGCGGCGCATTTATCGTTCATCATAAAAGCCGCCACTTTACCTTTATCGTCGATCTTTATGGC contains the following coding sequences:
- the bzdQ gene encoding benzoyl-CoA reductase, bzd-type, subunit Q; this encodes MAEEREFWRWPESRWTNPELDWKQGRYVTCGIDVGSVSAQGVILVDGELYCYGNMRIGSVSRDSAMNVFNKTIEGTGLTLDDVHFTVGTGYGRVNVPFSNRAITEIACHGRGANWMYGPGVKTVLDMGGQDCKAIKIDDKGKVAAFMMNDKCAAGTGRAMEVFADLVSLPIEDVGDTSLRVEEEPPPVSSTCVVFAKTEASGRLRAGWSREKVLASYCSAMAHRVVSLLERVTVERELAITGGIAKNRGVVKRISYELGFDVLEPMWYNKAYADRGFPFDTQIAGAVGAALFGKALVEKGASK
- a CDS encoding class III extradiol ring-cleavage dioxygenase; this encodes MAEKRVYEAQTLPLTSPAKNRKRTVDIRNREASMLNQKDARNRAQIVYFSHGGGPLPILGDPSHKAMIDFMIKLPSRLARPDAILVISAHWEETEATLLSAPMPTMFYDYYGFPDEAYAITYRAPGSPDLATRIAAQLTENHIPTRLDPMRGFDHGLFIPLKLMYPQADIPCLQLSLVGGLNPAAHIALGRALRGLMRENILVIGSGFSFHNMGAFSWEGIDAPDPANEAFQNWLIEACTGRVGAEREALLIDWQRAPSARYCHPREEHLLPLHVCVGMADKRATKIFDDHILGKR